Part of the Procambarus clarkii isolate CNS0578487 chromosome 20, FALCON_Pclarkii_2.0, whole genome shotgun sequence genome, TGGACGGACCGTCTGCTAATTAGATGAGACGAAACAGCTAAAAatgtagcaatatatatatatatatatatatatatatatatatatatatatatatatatatatatatatatgtgtgtgtgtgtgtgtgtgtgtgtgtgtgtgtgtgtgtgtgtgtgtgtgtgtgtgtgtgtgtgtgtgtgtgtgtgtgtttgtgtgtgtgtgtgtgtgtgtgtgtataagcgGCCTCAGTGTGCCCGTGAAGGAAGGAACGCCACGGGATATAGCCACATACACAGGTATACCCAGCACGGTATAACAAGAGTATAACCATCCAGAGTGTGGCCAGACAAACTAGAGGGTGAgagcaggagggagaggagcACACAGCGGAGCCACATAGAAGAGACAGCTCACAAAGAGACCATCATGGacacttcctggaggtggagcctCGACCCGCGTCATCtccgccaccactcaccaccacctcaaTCACCATGCATCATGGCAGGGAGCTTCCTCGagcggtgatggtgacggtgcaggtggtgatggtgctgaggGTGTAGGTgttagggggggggatgggggtgtaggtgtcagtgggggtgtgggggtgcaggAAGGGTTATGatgcaacacaccacaacacctggtaCAACACTGACTACGTCACACACAACGACTAAGAAAGCATGCGGCCTCCATCAAAAAAATTAGTAACCATAAACTTGTTCTACAACcgggtcccagagctgagaggcatgCCACCAGACTATTCCTCAGTGGTAGACACATACTCTCAGTGGCAGACATACATTCAGTGGTAGACATACACACAGTGGCAGACATACTCAGTGGCAGGCATACACTCAGTGGCAGACATACTCAGTGGTAGACATACACACAGTGGCAGACATACTCAGTGGTAGACATACACACAGTGGCAGACATACTCAGTGGCAGGCATACACTCAGTGGCAGACATACACTGAGTGGCAGAAATACAACATACATAAAGGACAAATATTTCCAGGACTATACTCCAAATGAAATATATTCCCACATGCAGAAAATACGCCGTCGGGAGCCATTTAACACACGAACCTACTCTAGTACGAGTATATTCCCTCACGAATGTACACCTAAATCAGCTCACGAACAAACATACTCGCACGAATAAACTCGCGTATACAATGACCAGTAATGTATTTAATAATCAAACTCTGTAATATACCGACACCAAACCATCACTTTTATAAAAAACACTAAAACACTTTTACCAATAACTGATACAAGTAATGTCAATGGCTgtatcatttgaagttcatagaaTGATGGAGTGTCAAGAAGTGACCTCACTATTGCCTGAGCAATTTGCAGGAGCAATTGTCCCAGATTGCTAGAGCAATATCTCAGACTAAATGTGGATGGCAAAATTCCTAAGGCAAATTTGCCCAAATACACAAAATATTCACGCACACTCGGTTGCAATAGCTTGCAACTCGGTAAAAACCAATCATGGCGCTGTTGACGGTCTTGCCTGTTCCACAGCGTCTCGTGGGACAGTGTGTCACAGTCTTGCCTGTTCCACAGCGTCTGTGGGACAGTGTGGGAGTTGAGGGTGTTGTCGGTACACTGTCATGTAGAtaaattatcttgaggttatcttgagatgatttcggggctttagtgtccccgcggcccggaacctcgaccaggcctccacccccaggaagcagcccgtgacagctgactaacacccaggtacctatttacttctaggtaacaggggcatagggtgaaagaaactctgctcattgtttctcgccggcgcctgggatcgaacccgggaccacaggatcacaagtccagcgtgctgtccgctcggccgaccggctccctcgtgaGATCGTGGGTATGTTGCAGCACCCTGCAGGAGCCTCACCTAATGCCATGTGGGTCGTGGGTATGTTGCAGCACCCTGCAGGAGCCTCACCTAATGCCATGTGGGTCGTGGGTATGTTGCAGCACCCTGCAGGAGCCTCACCTAATGCCATGTGGGTCGTGGGTATGTTGCAGCACCCTGCAGGAGCCTCACCTAATGTCATGTGGGTCGTGGGTATGTTGCAGCACCCTGCAGGAGCCTCACCTAATGCCATGTGGGTCGTGGGTATGTTGCAGCACCCTGCAGGAGCCTCACCTAATGCCATGTGGGTCGTGGGTATGTTGCAGCACCCTGCAGGAGCCTCACCTAATGCCATGTGGGTCGTGGGTATGTTGCAGCACCCTGCAGGAGCCTCACCTAATGCCATGTGGGTCGTGGGTATGTTGCAGCACCCTGCAGGAGCCTCACCTAATGCCATGTGGGTCGTGGGTATGTTGCAGCACCCTGCAGGGGCCTCACCTGATGCCATGTGGGTCGTGGGTATGTTGCAGCACCCTGCAGGAGCCTCACCTGTTGTTAGGGTCCCAAAACTCGAGCAACATCAGTAATTACATGTCAAGTTACGCACGGAAATTATGATAATAACTTGAATTAAGACAAAGTTATTGGCTAAGCCTAGCGCTCACAACTACATTAATAAGGGGACACGGCATAGCAAATTGTTAGTATATTACCCCACTACGAacattattatctaataaattgttGAAAATTATTGTAACACCAAAACGTTTCTCGCTAATAGATAATCTCAGACAACCACTAGCGAGCTTACCATCGCTCCTTCACTCTCGTCTCGCcaaaatgtaaaataaataaattgggCCAAACAGATTATGTGGCGCTTATGTTTTAGTCCAAGTTTTACGCCCAAATTAAGAGTGCAAAACACCGAGTCTCTGTTATAAATACTTTGAGCAAATATTACATTTTCACCAAGGAGTATTTTGTGAGAACTAACAAGTTATTATATTATAGCGTCGTTTTAAACTTCAAATTTACGTTTTAaggaaaatcatgaacaattaCTATAGATCTGAAGCAGCAGTAGAACGGGTTAATTGGGATTGAAAGAATATGTGAGAGAGTTGACAACCTCGTCATCTTCAGTAAGAAATCCCTAACATTCCAGCAAAATATTCACAGGCTCTTCGCCAAGAAAGTAAATTAACCTCGGCAGAATTTTGAGGATTCTTCATGAGTTGGTTATCATATAATGTCGGCGTCTGACGCCCACTGCCATATCTGCCACAGACAGAACCATCTCCGTCGATGAAGTCCCTGGTTCAGCCAGTGCTTAAGCTCACAGTACAGTATTTACCAATCAAAACACCAGAGTTTACCGTTTTGGGGTAAGAAGTATTAACCACAAAACGACCCAACACGAATCATCAAGTACTGGTTCATGTAAGATGTCTCCCACTTGAACCAGCAAGCACTCTCCGTGTTGCCTGAGACCATGAAGAAGTCAAACAAATCAGAACCAAATTTCCCAGCAGTTGTTTAAACGGTTGAAATGTAGGTGTTGCATAGTTTGGCAAGATGGCTACCTTGTTAGTGACATTTGTAAACACTTGTTTATAATTGTTTTCCCAGTATTGTTATTCAACATTTTTCCTGAGTGTCAGGTTCATTTTTATTGCTTTCTTCATTAACATTTTGAGTAATAAATAGTAACATTATGACAATGATGCAGGAAGGCCAGCTCCGGCCCATCACCCAGCTTAGATATAACCAACACAAGAGATATAACCAACACAAGGGATATAACCAACACATGGGATATAACCAACACAAGGGATATAACCAACACAAGGGATATAGCCAACACAAGGGATATAACCAACACAAGGGATATATCCAACACAAGGGATATAACCAACACAAGGGATATAACCAACACAAGAGATATAACCAACACAAGGGATATAGCCAACACAAGGGATATAACCAACACAACGGATATAACCAACACAAGGGATATAACCAACACAAGGGATATAACCAACACAAGGGATATAACCAACACAAGGGAGCGGATATTTGCATCTAAAGGAGAGAGCCTCACGCTGGACCATCAGTACTAACAGTAAATTTTACATTCAGATATTGCAGCAACGCGTTGTCTGAATAACAAAAATTGGGGAGGTCTGATTGCTTCTGAAAGGCAACATTAATATAATGAAACTTTAAATGGCATCATTACCGCCTCCCTCATTGATGTACTAGTTCTCCTGCACCAGTGTTGATGTATTAGTTCTCCTGCACCAGTGTTGATGTATTAGTTCTCCTGCACCAGTGTTGATGTATTAGTTCTCTTGCACCAGTGTTGATGTATTAGTTCTCCTGCACCAGTGTTGATGTATTAGTTCTCCTGCACCAGTGTTGATGTATTAGTTCTCTTGCACCAGTGTTGATGTATTAGTTCTCCTGCACCAGTGTTGATGTATTAGTTCTCTTGCACCAGTGTTGATGTATTAGTTCTCCTGCACCAGTGTTGATGTATTAGTTCTCTTGCACCAGTGTTGATGTATTAGTTCTCCTGCACCAGTGTTGATGTATTAGTTCTCCTGCACCAGTGTTGATGGCACCAGTGTTGATGTATTAGTTCTCCTGCACCAGTGTTGATGTACTAGCTCTCCTGCACCAGTGTTGATGGCACCAGTGTTGATGTACTAGTTCTCCTGCACCAGTGTTGATGCTCTAGTTCTCCTGCACCAGTGTTGATGGCACCAGTGTTGATGTATTAGTTCTCCTGCACCAGTGTTGATGTACTAGCTCTCCTGCACCAGTGTTGATGTACTAGTTCTCCTGCACCAGTGTTGATGCTCTAGTTCTCCTGCACCAGTGTTGATGGCACCAGTGTTGATAGCACCAGTGTTGATGTATTAGTTCTCCTGCACCAGTGTTGATGTATTAGTTCTCCTGCACCAGTGTTGATGTATTAGTTCTCCTGCACCAGTGTTGATGCACTCATCTCCGCCCACATTGATGCACTCACTCACCACTGTTGAAAACGTTGATGAGAGACTTGTCTAGGAAGTACAGAAAGACGTACAACGAAAGGTTGTGATAAATGAATATCATTAAGAGGGAACTGAGTGAGTGAGGTGATATGATTGCGACATGCAAGATCCGCAGGGAAGACTGACACGCAAGTTGTCAGTATATAAAAACAACTGAATGGGAGGTTAAAGATGGTCACTTAAGTTACAAATTTAAGAGCGGGAATACGAAGGTTTTCGTATAaataaagtagatatgatagatattGTAAGTGTGGGAACTCCTTACAAgacactgtgtgtggtgtggaaaaaaaaaaaaaaagtagttagtaaacagttgattgacagttgagaggcgggccgaaagagcaaagctcaacccccgcaaaaacacaactagtaaccaCTGTCGACAGCTTGTAACAACTGGGGCCAAACTCACTGTTCCTTCTCCATCCCGCTCTCGTGATTTGCCTCTCCGTAAAAACCCAATCTCCTAACCTAATCAGAAACGttagaacccaagcaacccacctaacttaTCGAACCGCTATTTATGAACCGTTTCATATGAATTTATGAACTTATTTATGAACCGCTACTTTTCATAgtaggttgcatttgtaacgttggtgACAATGTCGTAGAAAACTGTACCTGTAAGTTGATGAGGTTGGTTGTGTAGCGTCTCAGGTCCTCAACACCTCTCATCTCACTCTTACGTTCCATTTATGTCTCCATATTTGTCAGTAATCAACGTCAACTTGtcatctctgtctgtctcttggtGGCTGTCACTCTCACGCTGTCTGTCACTGACTGGCTGAGTCACTGACTGTTACTCCTAACTTGGTACACTTAAAGCGAGAATTTTTTGCAGCATCATAAAACAAATCCCGGCAAAAATGTTTATTTCCAGTATTATTTTTCCACTGATAAGGTCTTAAAAGTTAAAGATATTCTCTGTAGTTTGATGACCCCAACCACACATCTGAAGGTGAAGAAGAGACCACGTTTCTCTGTGGTTTATCACCATTCAGTAATATAGAGACGCTACATTTCCCCTACATAATGTAGAGGCAATATTCCCGACAGTATTAAGAGGGTATTTGCCCTACATTATGAAGAGGCAGGGAGATCACCTGCCCTAATGACCCGTGAAGGTAAGCcgtgccccccccctgcccctccacctCTACCACTAATGACACCTCGTCTCATATTTTACCTCACGCCTCACACAAGCTCTCATTTACGCCTCGCATTTCTTTCCTGTCTtcttacccaaccacttgggatggacggtagagcgacggtagagcgtcatgcaggtcggcgttcaatcccccgaccgtccaagtacttggccaccattccttccaccccgtcccatccctcattaatatcctgacccccttccaagtgctatacagtcgtaatggcttagcgctttctcctgacaatTCCCTTCTCTTCCTGTCTTCTTTCCTCGACTTATTTTCCAGCTCTTTTCCAGTTCTCGTGTTTTATATTTCCTTACACAAATTGTTCTTATTATGTTCGTGTTTCCGTCGCCGTAAAGGCATAGTCTTGATGTCGGCGGCCGGGAGCTACAGCTTCACCTATATAATGATATATGTGTTGGTCTCGGCCTCCAGGTAACCAGGACTGTTCTTGTATGTCTTGAAATGCTaaattatcacacacacacacacacacacacacacacacacacacacacacacacacacacacacacacacacacactggcgggGTTcgttggctgagtggacagcgctctaggctCGTGGACCTAtgcaccggggttcgatcccggcagccggcggaaaaacaaatgggtagagtttctttcactctgatgcgcccgttcacctagcagtaaacaggtacttgggagttagacagctgcttcgggctgcttcctcgggatgtatgtatgtgtatgtgtatgtacgtgtgctagagagaaatatatgtagtagatataaaaatagattagttagaaaggcagggtccaagagctaatagttcgattctgtagacacaaatagtaaatatacgcacacacacagacagctcTGAATTGAATTAATGACGATGTTGCGACTTGAATAGGCGATGACAGGTTAAAATCATCGCAGAGAAAAcagccaataatgtgtgtgtggcaCCATGATCTATCCACTGAGAATGGTGTTCAGAGATGTGATGGATATCTTGTAGTTGGATTCCGCAAAGAAATGAAATACAGTGTTCTGAAAGTTGCTTACAGAGCAGCCGATAAACGTGTAGCATTGAGATGACTCTCATACTTGCTTGTGAGATGTGGCTGTACCGCTCATTATAAGTGGAGGTTGGTACACAGTAATATATTCCACGGCGTGGTCCAGTCCTTCTCCGCCCCGACCCTCTCACACCAAGCTAGACAAGGCAAAGGACCGCACCACACTACACAGTCACCTGTGTAGGTCACAGTCACAGtcacagtcacagtcaccacactacaaccacctgACTCTTATGTCACTGCAACAGTCGTCATGACATGATATGACTGCCAGAAAGCAGTCATGTCAACTTCAGCATCTATGTGAACTGTGTGGAACCCCAGAAGTCGGCAATTATAACACAAGACGGACAACCTGAAGCAGTGTCCGTCTTGCTAAACCATTCAGTTGTCACCCTAAACCATTCAGTTGTCACCATACTTGCATGGTGGACATGTTCTCATATAGCAAATTAGAAGTGTCCCCGTGGGGCGCCGATGTCGACCTCGGAACGTTGCGCCATGTGTGTTGGGCGCCCCCGTAATGCTAATCTGCCGCCAGAAGAAGCGTTTTGGCATGCCTGCCCCTCGCTGATTTCATCACGTCCATGAAGTGGTACAAGGGGGGACGACCCCGACCACCAACCAAATGTTCCAATatatcccagcccgtcctcccaacgtcaagaaactgttgtactaagGTGCccatatcctaacctaccagagggcctaacagagaaaacggggacagtatgtcaatttcgcgagccgctaccattttctagtacgacaattttgggCCTTAGTTAAAGTGAACGTCCAAATGCGACGCTCTACAAGGTGGACGTGTTGTGTACCACCAATCACCCATACATTTACTTTaaataacacatttaggtacatgtgtatttgtgtaactaccctagactatgtgaaggggagtacagtgtgtggagAAAAGTTAACTGCATGATGCTAAGCCCCATCACACAGGACGGTTACCGTAGTTGACTTATTAATTTGATAAACATTGACGTGTTTTTCATGATTTTGGGCGCGGGAAGGCGGCGCCTTCTCCTTTTGGGAAGAAGAGGCAGCGATGGAGAGGCATCGAAGGGGAGGCAGTGAAGGAGACAACAAGGTACGGTCAACCAGGTATTGTCCAGGTACGGTcaaccagggtattgtccaggcgaCTTTTACAAAATATAATTTCTTCAAAGCATCACAAATTACTTGAGTTATCAGAACTTAAAGTTCCATTACATAAAGCTAaacaaaaacatatatatatatatatatatatatatatatatatatatatatatatatatatatatatatatatatatatatatatatatatatatgtcgtacctaatagccagaacgcacttctcagcctactattcaaggcccgatttgcctaataagccaagttttcatgaattaatgttttttcgtctacctaacctacctaacctaacctaacctagctttttttggctacctaacctaaccttacctataaatataggttaggttaggttaggtagggttggttaggttcggtcacatatctacgttaattttaactccaataaaaaaaaatttaactcatacatagagaaaagggttgcttta contains:
- the LOC138366832 gene encoding uncharacterized protein C10orf62 homolog — protein: MMQEGQLRPITQLRYNQHKRYNQHKGYNQHMGYNQHKGYNQHKGYSQHKGYNQHKGYIQHKGYNQHKGYNQHKRYNQHKGYSQHKGYNQHNGYNQHKGYNQHKGYNQHKGYNQHKGADICI